The following proteins are encoded in a genomic region of Paenibacillus sp. FSL H3-0469:
- a CDS encoding DgaE family pyridoxal phosphate-dependent ammonia lyase: protein MDHSLQAKYGLKRVINASGRMSILGVSAPADSVMEAMKQGGQRYVEIADLVDKSGDYIARLLGSEGAVVVNSASSGIALSVAAIVTAGDPRLSLRLHQEPVLKNEIIMLKGHNVQYGAPVETMVFLGGGRVVEVGYANEGRKEHIEQAIGERTAAILYVKSHHAVQKNMISVEEAWEVAQRRGVPMIVDAAAEEDLRKYVQYSDLAIYSGSKAVEGPTSGIVAGGKTYIQWLKVQLHGIGRSMKVGKETTFGLLQALDEYQDKADNSQQEKQALEALQPLAGLPGVSVRIVQDEAGRAIYRGRIQIDAAAAGVDAREVNDRLREGGIAVYTRDYGVKQGYFDIDPRPLQGDDLQVIVSRIQEIIGGRS, encoded by the coding sequence ATGGATCACTCATTACAGGCTAAATATGGATTGAAGCGTGTGATTAATGCGAGCGGAAGAATGAGCATCCTTGGCGTGTCTGCACCGGCGGATTCAGTCATGGAGGCAATGAAGCAAGGAGGGCAGCGGTATGTGGAAATCGCGGATTTGGTGGACAAATCGGGAGATTATATCGCCCGTCTGCTCGGCTCCGAAGGGGCTGTTGTCGTGAACTCGGCTTCCAGCGGCATTGCGCTGTCGGTCGCAGCTATTGTAACCGCAGGAGATCCGCGGCTCAGCCTGCGCCTGCACCAGGAGCCGGTGCTGAAGAATGAGATCATCATGCTGAAGGGCCATAATGTGCAGTATGGAGCGCCGGTGGAGACGATGGTCTTCCTCGGTGGCGGCCGGGTGGTCGAAGTTGGGTATGCCAACGAAGGCCGCAAGGAGCATATTGAACAGGCCATCGGGGAACGTACTGCAGCGATTCTCTATGTGAAATCCCACCACGCTGTTCAGAAGAATATGATCTCTGTGGAGGAAGCCTGGGAGGTTGCACAGCGCAGAGGCGTGCCGATGATTGTGGATGCGGCTGCGGAAGAGGATCTGCGCAAGTATGTCCAGTATTCCGATCTGGCCATCTACAGCGGCTCGAAGGCTGTGGAAGGTCCAACTTCGGGCATTGTAGCGGGCGGGAAGACATACATCCAGTGGCTGAAGGTGCAGTTGCACGGGATCGGCCGCAGCATGAAGGTGGGCAAAGAGACCACCTTCGGACTGCTCCAGGCTTTGGACGAATACCAGGACAAGGCTGACAACAGCCAGCAGGAGAAGCAGGCGCTGGAGGCGCTTCAGCCGCTGGCCGGTCTTCCCGGAGTGTCGGTACGCATCGTGCAGGATGAAGCGGGCCGGGCAATTTACCGGGGACGCATCCAGATTGATGCCGCTGCTGCGGGTGTGGATGCAAGGGAGGTCAATGACCGCCTGCGGGAAGGCGGTATTGCCGTGTATACGCGGGACTATGGAGTGAAGCAGGGGTATTTCGATATCGATCCAAGGCCGCTCCAGGGCGATGATCTTCAGGTCATCGTCAGCAGAATTCAAGAGATTATAGGGGGCAGATCATAA
- a CDS encoding amidohydrolase/deacetylase family metallohydrolase, giving the protein MGTENVLRNLRLVDGRSVDISIKEGLITAITPPGQAEGRTLLDCSGLYGSSGWIDLHVHAVPELDPYGDQIDEIGVKQGVTTLVDAGSCGADRIGAFYSASLLADTRVFALLNISRIGLARTDELSQLDWIDRTCALAAAAAYPEFIVGLKARISQSVVKGSGIEPLKLARALSDETKLPLMVHIGSAPPAISEVLELLRAGDVITHYLNGKANNLFRADGTPLPELLDAVDRGVQLDVGHGTASFSFRVAEQAKAAGIVLNTISTDIYRGNRLNGPVYSMADVLTKFLYLGYSLEEVIRAVTSSAAAWLGKPELGQIRVGEQANLTLFTLEAGEKQLQDSEGEVRTAHHYIEAKGVFINGSLITG; this is encoded by the coding sequence GGCGGAAGGCAGGACCCTGCTGGACTGCTCCGGATTATACGGCTCCAGCGGATGGATTGATCTGCATGTGCATGCTGTGCCGGAGCTTGACCCCTACGGCGATCAGATCGACGAGATCGGGGTGAAGCAGGGAGTGACAACACTGGTGGATGCCGGGAGCTGCGGAGCAGACCGGATCGGGGCTTTTTACAGTGCGAGTCTTCTGGCCGATACCCGGGTATTCGCGCTGCTCAATATCTCAAGAATCGGACTTGCGCGGACCGATGAGCTCTCTCAGTTAGACTGGATTGACCGGACCTGCGCGCTTGCCGCAGCAGCAGCGTATCCTGAATTTATCGTCGGCCTGAAAGCCCGCATCAGCCAAAGCGTCGTTAAGGGCAGCGGCATAGAGCCGCTTAAGCTGGCACGGGCATTATCGGATGAGACGAAGCTTCCGCTCATGGTGCATATCGGCTCCGCGCCGCCTGCTATCTCTGAAGTGCTGGAGCTGCTGCGGGCGGGCGATGTAATTACTCATTACCTGAACGGCAAAGCCAACAATCTGTTCCGGGCGGACGGCACACCGCTGCCGGAACTGCTGGATGCTGTAGACCGGGGTGTCCAACTGGACGTAGGGCATGGCACCGCAAGCTTCTCCTTCCGGGTGGCGGAACAGGCGAAGGCGGCTGGTATCGTGCTGAATACGATCAGCACAGACATCTACCGGGGCAACCGGCTGAACGGTCCGGTGTACAGCATGGCGGATGTACTGACCAAGTTCCTCTATCTCGGCTACAGTCTGGAAGAGGTAATCCGTGCCGTCACCAGCAGCGCCGCAGCGTGGCTCGGCAAGCCGGAGCTGGGGCAGATCCGGGTAGGGGAGCAGGCGAATCTGACCTTGTTCACCCTGGAAGCAGGGGAGAAGCAACTGCAGGACTCGGAAGGCGAGGTCCGGACCGCGCACCACTATATTGAAGCAAAAGGAGTCTTTATCAATGGATCACTCATTACAGGCTAA
- a CDS encoding KDGP aldolase family protein, whose protein sequence is MSKIQERFYKNRAALNVLAGSIGNAKDIYEAAEGHVLVGVLSKNYANAQEASAAMTEYGQAIQDAVSIGLGAGDNRQAAVVAEIAASYAGSHINQVFPAVGATRANLGAKDSWINSLVSPCGQPGYVNISTGPVSAGNASQAIVPVHAAIALVRDMGGNALKYFPMKGLELEEEYRAVAQACGEAGFALEPTGGIDLDNFAPILEIALQAGVPQVIPHIYSSIIDPQTGSTKVQDVRTLLRTMKSLVDRYA, encoded by the coding sequence ATGAGCAAGATTCAGGAGCGTTTTTATAAGAACAGAGCGGCACTGAATGTCCTGGCCGGCAGTATCGGGAACGCCAAGGATATCTACGAGGCTGCCGAAGGGCATGTGCTGGTAGGCGTACTCTCCAAAAATTACGCCAACGCCCAGGAAGCGTCCGCCGCTATGACGGAGTACGGACAGGCGATCCAGGATGCCGTATCCATCGGGCTTGGCGCCGGGGACAACCGCCAGGCGGCGGTGGTTGCAGAGATTGCTGCAAGCTATGCGGGCAGCCATATCAACCAGGTCTTTCCGGCTGTAGGCGCAACCCGTGCTAATCTGGGAGCGAAGGACAGCTGGATTAACAGCCTGGTCTCTCCCTGCGGACAGCCGGGCTATGTCAATATTTCCACCGGGCCGGTCAGCGCGGGGAATGCTTCGCAGGCCATCGTTCCGGTTCACGCCGCCATCGCCCTTGTCCGGGATATGGGCGGCAATGCACTCAAATATTTTCCGATGAAAGGGCTGGAGCTGGAAGAAGAATATCGTGCGGTGGCCCAGGCCTGCGGAGAAGCCGGATTTGCCCTGGAGCCTACAGGCGGAATCGATCTCGATAACTTCGCGCCCATTCTGGAGATTGCGCTTCAGGCAGGCGTACCGCAGGTGATCCCGCATATCTATTCTTCCATTATCGATCCGCAGACCGGAAGCACGAAGGTGCAGGATGTCCGCACGCTGCTCCGTACGATGAAATCGCTGGTGGACCGGTATGCCTAG